From one Dermacentor silvarum isolate Dsil-2018 chromosome 3, BIME_Dsil_1.4, whole genome shotgun sequence genomic stretch:
- the LOC119443909 gene encoding uncharacterized protein LOC119443909 — protein sequence MAAIRPRLTRVRKRLVETLKSTSIVALLALSWMCYALSDQLPNSAGDRVRVSLTNLRAGDMVNFTFADNVTGYSVPVVPDVVHFVFLGNRSVTLLDAICIRAAWLQKKPRRLVLHCQNCSAIDLSLHWALIERIPGLDVRHVEMPEGASDIGYTDPEEVRPLVALSILLAEGGIYVDRDTYLLRSASGYRRFEMALAWPNGGRVRTELIVAHRNARLLRMLYDGYRRLLTESRGTKPIELLSSVERVLPVNFFSMPLFHHIPVTTKDETPHGSAIAFGSSETARMLYSAKCDYSWRHLAAVSLMTGSAEQLTETRGEPPANLVTIALSRTNFGQMARLALGGTTAMGETRVRDVSDIAVLQYTEDACSY from the exons ATGGCTGCGATCCGACCGCGGTTGACCCGCGTCCGAAAGCGACTCGTTGAAACGCTCAAATCCACCAGCATAGTGGCGTTGCTTGCACTAAGCTGGATGTGCTACGCGCTCAGTGATCAACTCCCTAACTCCGCGGGCGATCGTGTCCGCGTGTCGCTCACGAACCTGCGCGCGGGAGACATGGTAAACTTCACGTTCGCCGACAACGTGACGGGCTACTCAGTGCCAGTGGTGCCCGATGTCGTCCACTTTGTGTTCCTCGGCAATAGGTCGGTGACCTTGCTGGACGCCATCTGCATCCGAGCTGCCTGGCTGCAGAAAAAGCCTCGCAGGCTCGTCTTGCACTGCCAGAACTGCAGCGCGATCGATCTGAGCTTGCACTGGGCCCTCATCGAAAGAATACCCGGTCTTGACGTGCGGCACGTGGAAATGCCGGAAGGTGCCTCCGACATCGG ATATACTGATCCCGAGGAGGTGAGACCGTTGGTAGCGCTCAGCATCCTGTTGGCCGAAGGTGGCATCTACGTGGACAGGGACACGTACCTGCTGCGCAGTGCCAGTGGCTACCGGCGCTTCGAGATGGCGCTGGCTTGGCCTAACGGCGGCCGTGTCCGCACCGAGCTGATCGTGGCGCACCGGAACGCTCGCCTGCTGCGAATGTTGTACGACGGTTACCGCCGGCTTCTGACAGAATCAAGGGGAACCAAGCCCATCGAACTGCTCAGCAGTGTGGAGCGGGTTCTACCGGTCAACTTTTTTTCGATGCCGCTCTTCCACCACATACCGGTTACCACGAAAGACG aAACACCACATGGAAGTGCCATCGCGTTCGGAAGCTCAGAGACGGCGCGCATGCTATACAGTGCCAAGTGCGACTACTCGTGGCGACATCTGGCAGCCGTGTCACTCATGACTGGTTCCGCAGAGCAGCTGACCGAGACCCGCGGGGAGCCACCTGCCAACCTCGTGACCATTGCCTTGTCCCGTACTAACTTTGGTCAGATGGCTCGCCTGGCGCTTGGCGGTACAACAGCCATGGGCGAAACGAGAGTGCGCGACGTGTCAGACATCGCCGTTCTCCAATACACGGAAGACGCCTGCAGCTATTGA